One part of the Flavobacterium johnsoniae UW101 genome encodes these proteins:
- a CDS encoding NADH-quinone oxidoreductase subunit C has protein sequence MALENTQIQNKLTETFNNDVFNFHEERDIFTLEASADKITALILFLKNDSELQFHFLTDLCGIHYPDNESERQFAVVYHLHNWFENKRIRIKVYLNGEKPEIKTISNIFLSSNWMERETYDFYGINFVGHPQLKRILNMDEMVSFPMRKEFPMEDSGRTDKDDRFFGRTVSNC, from the coding sequence ATGGCTTTAGAAAACACCCAGATTCAAAATAAACTTACGGAAACATTTAATAATGATGTTTTCAACTTTCACGAAGAAAGAGATATTTTTACTTTAGAAGCTTCTGCTGATAAAATTACAGCATTGATTCTATTCTTAAAAAACGATTCTGAACTGCAATTTCACTTTTTAACAGATTTATGCGGCATTCACTATCCTGATAACGAATCAGAACGTCAGTTTGCAGTTGTATATCATTTACACAATTGGTTCGAAAACAAACGTATTAGAATCAAAGTTTACCTAAACGGTGAAAAACCAGAGATCAAAACTATTTCAAATATTTTCTTAAGTTCAAACTGGATGGAAAGAGAAACGTATGATTTTTACGGAATCAATTTCGTTGGCCACCCGCAGTTAAAACGTATTTTAAATATGGATGAAATGGTGTCTTTCCCAATGAGAAAAGAATTCCCAATGGAAGACAGCGGAAGAACTGACAAAGACGACAGATTCTTCGGAAGAACAGTATCAAATTGCTAA
- a CDS encoding cold-shock protein codes for MRTGTVKFFNESKGYGFITDEETGKDIFVHASGINAEELREGDRVSYEEEEGRKGKVAAKVAVI; via the coding sequence ATGCGTACAGGTACAGTAAAATTTTTCAATGAATCTAAAGGTTATGGATTCATTACAGACGAAGAAACAGGAAAGGACATCTTCGTTCACGCTTCAGGAATTAACGCGGAAGAATTACGCGAAGGAGACCGTGTAAGCTATGAAGAAGAAGAAGGAAGAAAAGGGAAAGTTGCTGCTAAAGTAGCAGTAATCTAA
- a CDS encoding NADH-quinone oxidoreductase subunit A yields MQSDQYSYIPILMQLILAVGFVVGTIIISGKLGPKRNSEVKDKNFECGIESVGNARIPFSVKYFLVAILFVLFDVEVIFLYPWAVNFKDLGIEGMLKMIVFMSLLLVGFFYIIKKKALEWE; encoded by the coding sequence ATGCAATCTGATCAATACAGTTACATTCCTATCTTAATGCAGTTAATTCTTGCTGTTGGTTTTGTGGTAGGAACAATCATTATTTCTGGAAAATTAGGCCCAAAAAGAAACTCAGAGGTTAAAGATAAAAACTTCGAGTGCGGTATCGAATCTGTTGGTAATGCCCGTATTCCTTTTTCTGTAAAATATTTCCTTGTTGCAATCTTATTTGTGTTGTTTGATGTAGAGGTTATTTTCCTTTACCCATGGGCAGTAAACTTTAAAGATCTTGGTATAGAAGGAATGTTGAAAATGATTGTTTTTATGTCACTTCTTCTTGTAGGTTTCTTTTACATTATCAAAAAGAAAGCATTAGAGTGGGAATAA
- the aspS gene encoding aspartate--tRNA ligase, whose product MYRSHNCGELNASNINTEVTLAGWVQKSRDKGFMNWVDLRDRYGITQLIFDESRTDKTVFELAKTLGREFVIQVKGTVIEREAKNKNIPTGEIEILVSELTILNTALTPPFTIEDETDGGEDIRMKYRYLDIRRNPVKNSLLFRHKVAMEVRKYLSDLDFCEVETPYLIKSTPEGARDFVVPSRMNEGQFYALPQSPQTFKQLLMVGGMDKYFQIVKCFRDEDLRADRQPEFTQIDCEMAFVEQEDILNVFEGLTRHLLKEIKGIEVDKFPRITYDYAMKTYGNDKPDIRFGMKFGELNEFAQHKEFPVFNAAELVVGIAVPGAGNYTRKEIDGLIDWVKRPQVGASGMVYVKCNEDGTYKSSVDKFYDNDDLAKWAKATEANPGDMIFVLSGPANKTRAQLSALRMELATRLGLRNPEEFAPLWVVDFPLLELDEESGRYHAMHHPFTSPKPEDMALLETEPGKVRANAYDMVLNGNEIGGGSIRIHDKATQQLMFKYLGFTEEEAKAQFGFLMDAFQFGAPPHGGLAFGLDRLVAILGGQETIRDFIAFPKNNSGRDVMIDAPAAIDDAQLKELHIKIDSI is encoded by the coding sequence ATGTATAGAAGTCATAATTGCGGCGAATTAAACGCTTCAAATATTAATACCGAAGTTACACTTGCGGGCTGGGTTCAAAAATCACGTGATAAAGGATTTATGAATTGGGTCGATTTACGCGACCGTTATGGAATTACACAACTTATTTTCGACGAAAGTCGTACTGATAAAACTGTTTTTGAATTAGCAAAAACACTTGGACGTGAATTTGTAATTCAGGTAAAAGGAACTGTTATTGAGCGTGAAGCTAAAAACAAAAACATCCCGACTGGTGAAATCGAAATTTTAGTTTCTGAATTAACGATTCTAAACACTGCTTTAACTCCTCCATTTACAATTGAAGATGAAACTGACGGAGGTGAAGATATCAGAATGAAATACCGTTATTTGGATATTCGTAGAAATCCTGTAAAAAACAGTTTATTGTTCCGTCACAAAGTGGCAATGGAAGTTCGTAAATATCTTTCTGATTTAGATTTCTGCGAAGTTGAAACACCTTATTTAATCAAATCAACTCCAGAAGGAGCAAGAGATTTCGTTGTACCAAGCCGTATGAACGAAGGACAATTTTATGCATTACCGCAATCGCCGCAAACTTTCAAACAGCTTTTGATGGTTGGTGGTATGGATAAATATTTCCAAATCGTGAAATGTTTCCGTGACGAAGATTTGCGTGCAGACCGTCAGCCTGAGTTTACTCAGATCGACTGCGAAATGGCATTTGTGGAGCAAGAAGACATTTTGAATGTTTTTGAAGGTTTGACAAGACATTTATTAAAAGAAATTAAAGGTATTGAAGTAGATAAATTCCCAAGAATTACTTACGACTATGCCATGAAAACATACGGAAATGACAAACCGGACATTCGTTTTGGGATGAAATTTGGTGAGTTAAACGAATTTGCGCAGCATAAAGAATTCCCTGTATTTAATGCAGCTGAATTAGTTGTCGGAATTGCTGTTCCAGGAGCAGGAAATTATACTCGTAAAGAAATCGACGGGTTAATTGACTGGGTAAAACGTCCTCAAGTTGGCGCATCTGGAATGGTTTATGTAAAATGCAACGAAGACGGAACATACAAATCATCTGTAGATAAATTCTACGATAATGATGATTTAGCAAAATGGGCAAAAGCTACAGAAGCAAATCCCGGCGACATGATTTTTGTACTTTCTGGTCCGGCAAACAAAACAAGAGCTCAGCTTTCTGCTTTACGTATGGAATTGGCAACTCGTTTAGGATTACGTAACCCAGAGGAATTTGCTCCATTATGGGTTGTAGATTTCCCATTATTAGAGCTTGACGAAGAAAGCGGTCGTTACCACGCAATGCACCACCCGTTTACTTCTCCAAAGCCAGAAGACATGGCATTGTTAGAAACAGAACCAGGAAAAGTTCGTGCAAACGCTTATGATATGGTTTTAAACGGAAACGAAATTGGCGGTGGTTCTATTCGTATTCACGATAAGGCAACGCAGCAATTAATGTTCAAATATTTAGGATTTACCGAAGAAGAAGCAAAAGCGCAATTTGGTTTCTTAATGGATGCTTTCCAGTTTGGAGCACCGCCTCATGGTGGTTTAGCATTTGGTTTAGATAGATTAGTTGCTATTTTAGGAGGTCAGGAAACTATTAGAGATTTTATTGCCTTCCCTAAAAACAATTCCGGACGTGATGTAATGATTGATGCACCTGCTGCAATCGACGATGCTCAATTGAAAGAATTACACATTAAAATTGATTCTATATAA
- a CDS encoding NADH-quinone oxidoreductase subunit B, protein MSDSKVNMVSPPEGLTGEGFFATKLNDVVGLARANSLWPLPFATSCCGIEFMATMAAHYDLARFGSERVSFSPRQADMLLVMGTISKKMAPILRQVYEQMSEPRWVIAVGACASSGGVFDTYSVLQGIDKVIPVDVYVPGCPPRPEQIVDGVMRLQELVKSESVRRRSSPEYQELLASYNIS, encoded by the coding sequence ATGAGCGATTCAAAAGTAAATATGGTGTCTCCTCCAGAAGGTCTTACTGGTGAAGGATTCTTCGCTACAAAACTTAATGATGTTGTAGGTTTGGCACGCGCGAATTCTCTTTGGCCTTTACCATTTGCAACTTCTTGCTGCGGAATTGAGTTTATGGCAACAATGGCAGCACATTACGATTTAGCACGATTTGGTTCTGAGCGTGTGAGTTTCTCTCCTCGTCAGGCAGACATGCTGCTGGTAATGGGAACCATTTCTAAAAAAATGGCGCCAATTTTAAGACAAGTTTACGAACAAATGTCTGAGCCACGCTGGGTAATTGCTGTAGGAGCTTGCGCTTCTTCAGGTGGTGTTTTCGACACTTACTCAGTTTTACAAGGAATTGATAAAGTTATTCCGGTTGACGTTTACGTTCCAGGATGCCCTCCTAGACCAGAGCAGATTGTTGACGGTGTAATGAGACTGCAAGAATTGGTAAAAAGCGAATCTGTTAGACGCAGAAGTTCACCAGAATACCAGGAATTATTAGCTTCCTATAACATTTCATAA